Genomic window (Gemmatimonadaceae bacterium):
GCCTCGCTCCTGACTGGGCGATCATCAAGTCGCTTTTCCGATACGGCCTTCCCACTGGTGTGCAGGGGATTGCGATGAATGTCGGAGGTGTGTTGATGATGGCGTTCATCGGTTCTCTGGCTCAAAGTGCGGCGGCGCAGGCGGCGTTTGCGGTGTCGTATTCGCAGCTGTTTTCCTTCATCACCTGGACGTCGATCGGGCTGATGGGAGCCGCAGCGACTGTAGCGGGGCAAAACCTGGGCGCGGGCAAGCCAGACCGGGCCGATCAGGCGGTGCACGTGGCCGCCCGTATCGCCATCGGTGGAGCCGCATTTGTCGGGATATTTTTCTTCTTCTTTCCGGAACAGCTACTCGCTGTTTTCAGCATGAATGAGCCGGCTGTAGTGGCTATCGGCACGCAGCTTCTTCGCGTTCTCAGCATTTCCGGATTCTTCATTGCCGTCGCGCTCACCTACACCGGTGGTCTGCAGGGAACCGGGGATACGAAGAGCCCGCTATATATCTCGATCATCTCCCAGGTCGTCTTTCCGCTCGGTATCTGCTTCGTGATTCAGAGAACGGGTACGCTGGATCCAATCGACATATGGGTTGCCATCCTCGTCGGCCACGCAATCCGTTGCGCGTTGAGCGTGCTGCGATTCAATCAGGGAAGATGGCGCGGCATTGTCGTTGATATTGGTGCGCGGGCGGAACCCGGAGCGTGAAGCAGCATTACTTGATCACTATCCCAGTCACATAGAGCGTCAGCATTCCCGCGAGCACACCGGCAAACGTTACCAGCGGCGCGGATCGCTCGCCCGTCTCCTTCCACAGCATGTTCCGGCCGATCGACCACGCGACCTGAAAGACCGCGCCCGCGCCGATCGACAGGAACAACACCGCGAGCGCCTGCGAAGAAACCAGCCCGCCTATCCACGCGCCAATTATCGCGGGCGCGCCGCCGATCAATCCAAGCAGTGCAAGTGATCGCAGTGATGGGCGGTCCTTCGCGATCGGGACGACGATCCCCAACCCTTCGGTGATGTTCTGAATGATGAATCCCACCACCAGAAACGTTCCGAGCGCCGCGGCACCGACGCTGTATGCAGCGCCGATGGCGAGCCCCTCGCCAAGGTTGTGAAGACCGATTCCAACGGCGACCACCACCGCCAGCGACATGCGCTGTCCCGATTCGCTCCGCGTAACGCTCTGCTGATGGCGTCCGATTGCGTCGAGCAGCAGCCACGTTCCGACGATGCCGATGCCGACAATTCCGGTTCCCTGAAACGCGCCGCCGAGCAGCCCGCCAATCTCAAGCGCTTCAACTGTTGCGTCGAGCCCGAGATAGATGAGCAGTCCCACCGTCGCCGCCATGAGAAATGTCATCGTCCGCGGTCCAAGCTCGCGAAGCAACGGCAGCCAGAACATGCCGAGCAGGATCGGGATCACTCCTACGTAGAGCCCAATGAGCGTGAAGCTCCAGAGCGTCGAGCCAGTCGTTGTGGCAGTGATGGCCGCGACTTCGATGGCAGTGGTGAATGCCACCGAATTGCTGGACAGTACCGCGATGTCGTAGGCCTCGCCATGAACCCAGGCATAGTTGAGCGTCAAGGTTGCACCGCCCAGTCGCGCGACATCGCGGCTCGGAGTAATTGCAAATGGCCAGATGGCGTCGTTGATGTTGACCTGAGCGACCCTTATCGCCTGGGGGCTGGTGTTGCGGAGATGGATCCGGATTATTCCGGGGGTGAGCTCCGTCCGTCCGAACTGCACACTCTCGATCGGCGCGGCGGGTGTGACGTTGAGACCGGCTCCACTCGTGTAGACGAATAGGGCGATGACTACGCCGAGCAGGAGCAGTGGCGCGAAGAACAGCAACAGTTTCGCGGATCGGGTGCGTCCTATCCGGCCAGTTCGTGCCGGCGCGCCAGTGGTGGTTGTTGTGTCCGACCTGTCCGATGTGTCCGATTGGCCCGATGCGGCCGGTTGGCCCGATGCGTCCGGTGTGTGCACAGTCCGCGGACCCGCCGCAGTCGCCGGCGTCATGCCGAAACTTCGAACACGCCGGTCCATCCCAGCTCGGCGAATTCTGTCTTGTGGGCGTGGAACATGTAGCGCCCGGGATGCTTGTAGCTGAACTCCAGTATTCCCCGCTGGCCCTGCATCAGTGCGATGGTATCGGTGAACTCGGCGGGCGTGAGACTCGTGCCGGTCGGGAAGTAGTGAAAGAAGTTCGCGTGAAGATGAAACGAGTTGGCGATGTCGTACTCCAGTATGTTGACGAGGTAAACGCGCACCTTCTCGCCGACTCGGAGTGTGATGGGGTGTTTGCCGTGATCGTAATGAAAGGGAATTCCGTTGACGAGATAGAAATCGTTGGCCCCGTCGAAATCGACATCGTATCCGGCCATGACCATCACCATCTCACGATCGACCGCAGGCCTTCCTCCCTTTGGATCGATGATGAAAGTGCCGTAGAGCCCTTTCGCAATGTGTTTGGCGAGTGGCGCGGTGTGGCAATGGTAGAGGTGAAGCCCGAACGGTTCGGCGTCGAATTCATAGGTGTGACGACCGCCTGGCTGAACGACTCCGGACTGCATGTCGAACACGCCGTCGACGAGCCCCGGGTGGACACCGTGGAAATGGGTACTGTGCGGATGATCGCTGGCGTTGACCATGGTGATGCGCACGCGGTCGCCTTCGGTTACCCGGATAGTCGGACCCGGAATGCGGCCGTTGTAGGTCCACGCCGCGAACTCGACCCCGGGCACGATCTCGATGGTCTGGTTCTGCGCGACGAGATTGTATTCGCGGAGAGTCTGGCCGCTGGGAAGCGTGCTGACTTTTCCGCCGTCGAAGTCGGTGAGCATCGCGGTCGGATTAAACCCGTTTTTCGCGTGATCCACTTCTCCGACCACGGTCGGCATCACATGGGTGCCCGGCTCGGGCCCCGTTGTATGGGTCCCGGCGCCAAGTGACTCGACGCCCTGCGCAAACCCGCCCTGAGTTATGCCGAGGGCAGCGGCACCAATGAGGCCAGTGCCTCCGATGCCTGCCCTGACGAAACCACGTCGCGAAATCGCCTGAGAGTCCTCAGTCATCGCTACCGCCATCGCGAGTCCGGGTGAACGAATGCTCGAAGCTCACATAGAAAAACAGCGAGCGCTCGCCTCGGCTCGTACCGATCCCAAATGGAATCGCAATCCCGGGGACGATCTGAAGACCAGACGGAAGATTAATAGCGCCGCGAAGTCCCGGAGCCAGGACCAGCTCGTTAGTTCGGGCGTTGCCGCCGTCCTCAAGTAGTGCATCGGTGCTGGTGTAGGCGAGTTCGAGCATGAAATTCAACGCTGGCCTCGCAAGCCAGATCAGGCTTTGTCCGGCGTTGAAGCTCATCGTGGGGCCGCGGTCTCCGCTGGCATTCTCCGCTGACGGCGTGTACGTCGTCCCGGCATTGAAATGGGTTACCACTGTCGGCGAAATCATCGCGCTCACTGGGAGATTGAACTGCGCGCCCGCGCCGCCAGATCCGCGTCCGGTCCGCACTTCGCCGGTCGGGATCAACAGGGATAGCCGGGGAGCTACGGCGAGCATATGGTCGCGGCCGGTTGGCAACTGGTACCGGTAGTTGAGCCCGATGTCCCCCACTCCCGTGTTGAGCGGAGATCCATTTCGTTCGACAGGCAGCGTGTAGCTCAGTTGATGCCGCTGGCTGAACAGCGGCCACTCCTGGGTGAAGCTATATGCCCAGGATTTTCCGTCTCTGTCGAGGGAAAAGGTGTTGATATGCTGCACGACGCCGGCGGGCTGGTTGTAGGCCTCCTCGATGAGGAAGCTATTGTCCTGGATCGGCGTGGGAGATTCCGGAGGTGGACCGGGCTGTTGAGCACCAATCGAACTGGTGAACGCCACGCCGAGGGTGAGGATCCACTTTGTGGTCTGTGCGCTACCGAATGTCATTTGATGAGGAAATCCGCAAGAAGGATTCAGGACGAGGTTAGAGATAAGTTAGGATATCCTAACTTAAGCGTAATGTCAATACTGAATCGATGCTCTCCGGCTAAGCCGCCGTCTCCCCGGCAACCACCTTCGGCTTGGAAGTTCGGCGACCATCGTCCACATGCATCCCCAGAAACACCGTCCCAAGCACCAATACCGCCGACGTAAAAAACGGCACCCCCCGGCCAAACTGATCGTACGCGAACCCCGCCCAGAGCGGAATGATTATCCGCGAAATTCCCCCATAGGTTTGCTGAACGCCCATATACAATCCCCTCTCGCTCGCAGATATCACCTTCGTCAGCAGCGACGTAACACATGGGAAAGTGAACGCGGTCCCCAGCGGAAGAAGCGCAATGGCTACCGCCAGAACGAAGAAGTTCCCGGCCAGCGGAACCGCCGTGAGGCCAGCGGCCAGCAGCACCAGCCCGATCCGCGAAAGCTTCGCCTCCCCGAACCTGTCAACCGCACGGCCCAGCACGCCAATCCGCGTGATCACCGAGATCAGCCCGATATACGTAAAGAAGATCCAGACCCGCTGCTCACCGATACCGAACTGATCCGAGAGAAACAGCGCCATGATCGCGGTGATTCCCGAAAAAGCCCCCATCGCGATTGCATAGATCAAGATCAGACGCGGGCCCGGATCGCCGGCATGCCTTACCACCGAGAGAATCGCCTCCCTCGACGCACCCGGCTTCTTCTCCGAGTTTCGCGCGTCTTCCATATCGCGTGATTCACTCAGATATCGCCAGGCGAACACCATGTTCACGAGGCAGAGAGCCGCTGCCATCAGCCCAGGCCCACTCCGTCCGGCGAGCAATGCCACTGAGCCAATCGGCGGCCCGAGTGCAACACCGAAATTTGTGGCCGCCGACAACCAGCCGAGCGCCTTGGCCCGGTTCTGCGGTTCGGTCGCATCGGCGACATATGCCTGGATCACGCCTACCGTTCCGCCACCCGCACCCTGCACGACGCGCGATAGCAGCAGCAGCCACAGCGAGTCGGCAAACGCAAAGACGATATAAGCGAGTGCGGCCGAGCCGAGCCCCACGAGCAAGGCCGGACGCCTGCCATACCGATCCGAAAACTTTCCCCAGAGTGGCGCGCTCAGCAGCTGGGCGGCGGTGAATGCCACCACCAGTACCGTCACCGCCAGCGAGCCCGCCCCCAGCTCGCGCGCGTAGTACGGCATGAGTGGGATCACCATCAACAGCCCCACCATGTCAACGAAGGCGGTGATGATGAGGATGAACAGCTTCCTGAACATCAGCTACTCTCCCGTCTTTCCCAACGCGGCCGGCGGAACTGCCCGGCCTACCACTCCCGCGAGTGCAATGATGGTGAGGACATAGGGAATCATCTCGACGAATTGCGACGCAATGATCTCATTCCCCTGAAGCTGAATCTGCAGTGTCTCCGCCGCCGCGAACAACAGGCAGGCGAGCGCCGCACGTATGGGGTCCCATCTACCGAAGATCACCGCTGCGACGGCGATAAATCCGCGACCAGCGGTCATCTGATCGGTAAACTGATGCTGGTCGAGAGCGAGGAAAACGCCACCGAGCGCGGCGAGCATCCCCGATAACGCAACAGCGACGTAACGCACCCGCCCGACGCTGATACCGACGCTCTCGGCCGCTTCCGGATGTTCGCCAACAGCGCGTACCCGTAGCCCATAAGGTGTGCGGTAAATGAGAAACGCGAGCAGCGGAGCGACAATCAGCCCCAGCCATAGCAGCGGATTGTCGAATCCCCGTGCGCTGACATTGGTTCTGAACCCGTCGATGCGGGGCGAATTGGACGAGCTATCGAATGCAAGCTTGAGAAAAAACCTCGTCACTCCAATTGCAAGGAGATTGACCGCAATTCCGGTAACAACCTGATCGGCACGAAAGCGAATGGTAGCAAGCGCGTGGATAAGTCCGAATATCAGGCCTCCCAGGATACCACAGAGAAGCCCGATCCAGACACTGCCCGAATAGAACGATCCAAGTGTCGCTGAGAACGCGCCGGTGAGCATGTAGCCTTCGAGCGATAGCGTGATGATACCGGCCCGCTCAGCGACAACTCCACCGCTCGCCGCAAACAGGTACGGAACCGCTATACGCAGCGTCTGAGTTATGAAATCGAAGGGATTCACGCAGCAGCCGGCTTACGAGTCAGCCGCAGTACGCGGCGGACTTCAGGGACAGACATGGCAACGGCGAGGATGACTACTCCCTGAAGTACCTCGACCATCTGCTTGGGGACAAACGCATGGATGGCCAATCCACCCTGCGAAAGTGTGGCGAAGAACAGCGCCGCGAGTACTACTCCGAGCGGATGGTTTCGTCCAACGAGGGCGACCGCTATCCCCAGGAATCCCGCACCACCGGCCAACCCGTCTTCGTAGTAATGCTTGTAGCCAAGGACGTAATTGATGCCCCCAAGCCCTGCCAGAACGCCGGAAAGAGCCAGCGTCCTGAACCACGTCCGGCCAACGTTCACTCCGCCGTACTCCGCTGCGTCGGGCTGCAGTCCGACCGCGCGGAGCTCAAATCCACCTCGGCTCCGGAACAGAAAATACCAGACCCCTGCCGCCGCAATGAGCGCAACGACAATGCTGAGATTGGCCGCCGATCCGTGGAACGCAGGAATGAACGAGTCCAGTCGCGAGATCGAGCCGGCTTCAATTGCCGGTGTATGAAGAGTCTCCGGCACATGCAGATGGTTGGCGATGATCCAATTGAGCAGCGCTAGCACGATGAAATTGAGCATGATCGTGACGATGACTTCATGCGCGCCAAACCTGACCTTCAGAAATCCCGGCACTGCACCGACTATTCCCCCGCCTACTGCCGCAGCAAACATGCAGAGGGGAATCGCAACGATCCATGGAATCGCCGGTGACAGAACGAGGCCCATCATCGCAGCGAGAAATGCTCCGGCCGCCAGCTGACTTTCTGCGCCGACGTTGAATAACCCGGCGCGAATGCCGATTGATACCGCAAGTCCCGTAAAAATGAGCGTTGTTGCCTTGTACAAAACCTGACCCAGGCCGTAGGCATTGCCCCACGTGCCTTCGAGCAGCAGACGATAAACCGTTGCCGGCGACTGGCCGTAGCTCATGATCAGCAGATCGCCGCAGATGAGCGCGACGAGGAGCGCAACCAGCGGCGGGTACAGCGCTTCCTCCAGTTGCTCGCGAAACCGGGATGTCACGCCACCGACTCCTTTTTCGCTCCGATCATGTACTCGCCGAGTAAGTCTGCAGAGGCGTCGGCCGCACCGATAACTGTTGCGAACCTGCCGCGGTACATGACGGCAATTCTATCGGCAAGCGCGAGCACCTCATTGAGTTCTGCCGAGACCAGCAGTATCGCCTTTCCGGCAGCGCGCGCTTCGCGCAGGCGCGAGTGGATGAACTCGATTGCCCCCACGTCGACACCGCGGGTGGGTTGGGAGGCAAGCAGCACTGAGAACCGCCGCCCCATCTCCCTTGCCACCACCACCTTCTGCTGATTTCCGCCGGAAAGTGATCGAGCCCGAAGTTCAGCGGAAGGCGGTCGAATGTCGAATGCCTCGATTTGAGCCTTGGCATTGCCCGCGATGCGGCCTTCATCGAGAATCCCGCGCCGGGCGAACTCATGCTGCCGGCCCAGCACGAGATTGTCAGCGACGGAGTAGTCGAGGATGAGGCCGCGACGATGCCGGTCTTCGGGAATGTGCGAAAGGCCTGCTTCGCGGCGTTGCCCGACATTGTCGAATGTCACATCGCGTCCACCCAGCCGTATACTTCCCGATTCGACGGCACGCAATCCGGCAAGAGCTTCGATCAGTTCGGTCTGACCGTTGCCTTCCACTCCGGCGATTCCCAGTATCTCACCGGGCATCACCGAGAACGTCAGGCCGTCCACCTCGCACGTCCCGCGTGAACCCCGGACTACGAGATCAGTGACATTCAGGGCGGAAGACGAACCGGTAATTATGTGGGTTCCCTTATGATCTCCGATTGCCCCGGGAGCATTCCCCTCGCTCATTTCCTGACGCGTCGAGAGCGCCACCTCCCGGCCGACCATCGCTTTTGCAATCTGAGCGGGTGTCGTCGAGCCGGTCGCGAGCCGGTCGACAGTTTCGCCGCTACGCATGACTGTAATGACATCCGAGATGTCGACGACCTCGTCAAGCCGATGGGTGATGAGAACGATGGTGCTACCTGCGTCCCTGAGCCGGCGCAGGACTACCCACAAGTCACGAACTTCCGGCGGTGAGAGAACCGCAGTAGGCTCGTCGAGAACGAGAATCTTCGCCCCTCTGAACAACGTCTTGAGAATTTCCACCCGTTGCGCTTCACCCACGGACAGCTCGGCGACCTTCTGGTCCGCGCGCACGGCCAGCCCCGTCTCCTTGCTCAGCGTCTCGACCTCAGCGACCGCCCACGCATTGTCGAATCGCAAACCTTTTACCGGCTCCTGGCCGAGCACTACGTTTTCAGCCACAGTGAGGCTGGGGACAAGCATGAAATGCTGATGCACTACTCCAATTCCAGCGGCGATCGCCTCGCTGGTGGTCCAGCCCGTGACATCCCTGCCCTCGATTTCCAGCGTCCCTGCATCCGGCTTCTGGAGGCCACCGAGAATCCGCATCAGTGTGGACTTGCCGGCACCGTTCTCGCCGACCAGCGCGTGAATCTCGCCCTTCAGAACCTCCAGCGAAGCGCCTCGATTCGCGCGCACGGATCCGAAAGACTTGTCGATGCCCCGCATCAGAATGGCCGGAACCTGTTTTTCCGGAGATCCGGCCGGCTGAGATGTCATCGAGTACTGGGCACCTTGATGCGGCCGGCGATGATGTCCTGCCGGAGCTGTTCCACACGCGCGCGGGCCGCGTCGGGTATCAACGCCTTGTTGCGATCGTCGTAAACGTAACCGACGCCATCCTCAGCAAGTCCGAATGAGTAGATGCCGCCCTTGAAGCTGCCGTTCTGCACTCTCTTGATGGCATCGTAAACCGATGCGTCTACGCCCTTGATCATGGACGTGAGAACGTGGCCGGGAGCATCGTCGTTCTGGTCCGAATCCACACCGATGGCAAGCCTGTTTTTCATGCGCGCCGCTTCGAATACTCCAAGACCGGTTGAACCTGATGCATGAAAAATCACGTTCACACCGGACTGATACTGGCTCAGCGCGAGCTCTTTGCCTTTCGTCGGATTCTTGAATGCCTCGGGAGTGACTCCAGCGTACTGCGCAATCACCGTGCAATCGGGACAGACCGCTTTGACCCCGGCGCGGTATCCCGCCTCGAACTTGTGGATGAGAGGGATATCCATGCCCCCTACAAATCCGATTTTTTTGGAGTTTCCAGCCAGTGCGGCGAGTGCACCGACGAGAAAGGAGCCCTCCTCCTCGCGAAACTTGAGCGCCGCGACGTTCGGCGGGGGCGGGATGATGTTTCCCTTGTCGTCGAACGCCAGGGCGTAATCGACTCCGGCAAACGCGACCGCAGGATACTCTTTTGCGAGCGTCGTGATATCGTCCGTAAAAATGAAGCCGACGCCAATCACCAGATCCATGCCTTCGGCCGCAAGGAGACGTAGCCCTGCCTCCCTGTCCGACCCATCGCCCGGCTCGATGAACCGGATATTGGGGCCGAGCTCCTTCAGTGCGCTGTCGGCGCCCTTGTAGGCACCATCGTTGAACGATTTGTCACCCCGGCCGCCGACGTCCAGCACGATACCGACGTCGGTCGCCCCGGGCTTGCTGATGTCGGCAACTCCACGGCCTCCGGCGAACAGAAGCGCGGTATGTACGAGGGCAAGCGCGAGGGCGACTGCAAAAAGTTTCTTCATGCAGAGTGATATTCGCCCACCGGACGTTCCCCTGCAAGGCAGAGCAGCCCCTTTCTATCGGCAACAGGCCACCGTTGATTTCAGCCATGGCAGAGCGCATTCGAACACGTTTTCTCGTTGTGGGAAGCGGAGTTGCCGGACTGCATACGGCGTGGCGTGCGTCGGCGGATGACGATGTGATGGTGCTTACCAAAAGATCGCTTTTCGACAGCGCAACCGCGTATGCACAGGGCGGCATTGCGGCCGCTCTAGGCGCCGGAGATTCACCGGAGCTGCACCGCAAGGACACCCTTGCCGCAGGGGCGGCGCTCTGCGACGCGAAAGCGGTCGAGATCCTGGTGGAAGAAGGGCCGGCAAGAGTACGAGAGCTTCACACCGCGGGCGCTGATTTCGACCTCGAGCCCGGCGGTGGATTCAAGCTGGGGCGGGAAGCCGCGCATTCACGCCGGAGAATCGTTCACGCGCACGGCGATCAGACAGGCGCCGAGGTCGCGCGTACCCTCATCGAGCGGGTCAGGGGCAGCAGACGCGTCGAGGTTCTGGAACGAACGCGCGTCCTGGACCTGATCGTGAGTGATGGAATATGCCGCGGAATCCGGGCCATGAAATCGGGTGTACCGATTGAAATCATCGCTGACGCCACCGTTCTCGCCACAGGCGGCTGTGGCCAGGTTTACAAGTACACTACCAATCCGCAGGTGGCGACGGGGGACGGTTTCGCAATCGCGCACCGTGCCGGTGTCCGGCTGGCCGATATGGAGTTCGTGCAGTTTCATCCAACGGCACTTGAGACCCCGGAGAATCCGCTTGCCCTCGTTTCCGAGGCGGTGCGTGGCGAAGGGGCAGTGCTGGTAAACGATGACGGCGTCCGGTTCATGCTCAAGCGGCACAAGCTTGCTGAGCTCGCACCGAGAGACGTCGTGGCGCGGGAAATCTTCCGGGAGCGCGCGAAGGGCCGTGGAGTATGGCTCGATGCGCGCCATCTGAAGAGCTCGTTCAGGAAGCGGTTCCCGGGCATCTTTGCATTGTGCAAGGCGCGCGGAATCGACGCCTCGAAGGAGCTCATCCCCGTGATTCCAGCCGCCCACTACATGATGGGGGGAATAGTCACCGATCTGATTGGACGTTCGAGTCTTTCGCGCCTTTACGCCTGCGGTGAGGTGTCGCGCACGGGGGTGCACGGCGCCAACCGTCTCGCGTCCAACTCACTGCTCGAGGGCCTGGTCTTCGCAGAACGTGTTGCCCGGGATCTCATTGCAACACCGGTATTGAAGGGTGTCCCGAGGAAAAAATCCTGGGACGCCCCACCACTAGACGATCGCGGCGCGGCGCAGGTGGCAGCAGACGACGTCCGGAGCGTGATGTGGGAGCATGCCGGAATCAATCGTACCGCGAAGGGCTTGCGCGCCTGCATCGGCCTGCTGGCGGCGATCGAAAAACGATTGCCCGCCGGAGCCACCGAAGAAGCAAATCTCATCGACACCGCCCGTCTCATCACCGAGGCGGCGCTGCTGAGACGGGAGTCGAGGGGCGGTCATTTCAGAACCGACTTTCCCCATGCCAAGCGCAAATGGCGCGGTCGTCACATAGAATGGTAGGATGATGACAACTGTTACCGGTAACGACGTCGGGGGGCTCCAGGCCGAGATCAAGGCGCTTGCCCGTCACCGAAACGCGGTGATTCTCGCGCATAACTACGAGCGTCCTGAGGTGCAGGACGTCGCTGACTACGTCGGGGACTCGCTCGGCCTGAGCCGCGAGGCCGCCAAGACGAGCGCCGACATCATCGTGTTCTGCGGCGTGCACTTCATGGCGGAAACGGCGGCAATTCTGTCGCCGGCGAAGCAGGTGTTGCTGCCGGACATGGCAGCCGGTTGCTCGCTCGCGGCAACAATCGACGGCGACCAGCTTCGTGAATGGAAAGCCGAGCATCCCGGTGCGGTAGTAGTGTCGTACGTGAACACGACTGCTGACGTGAAAGCGGAGAGTGACTACTGCTGCACCTCGGGCAATGCCGTAGAGATCGTGAACTCGATCGCGGCCGATACGGAAATTCTTTTTCTCCCGGACATGTTCCTTGGCGCCCACGTACGCCGCGTTACCGGCAGGCAGAACATGCATGTGTGGATGGGCGAATGTCACGTTCACGCGGGCATCGATCCCGAGCATATCAGTCTTCGCAGGGCGGAATATCCCGGTGCGGAATTCCTGATCCATCCGGAGTGCGGCTGCGCGACGAGCACGGTCGAAGCGGTGTCGGCGGGGGACATCGACCCGGAAGGAATTCAGATCCTTTCGACGGAAGGGATGATCAACCGGCCGAAGATATCGGACGCGAGCGAGTTCATAGTCGCGACGGAAGTTGGAATATTGCATCGGCTGAGGCGTGAGAATCCGACAAAGACTTTCATTCCGGCGAGCGAGCTGGCGGTGTGCGCCTACATGAAGGTGACGACGTTGCCCAAGGTTCTGCGCTCGCTCGAGCGGCTGGAGCATCGCATCGAGGTCGCTCCGGCAACTGCGGCCAGAGCGCGAAAGGCAATCGAGCGAATGGTGGCGATAGGCGGCAACACGCCGCTGTCACTGAAACCGGAAACGACCGAGGATCCCGGCGAGTGACTCAGCGGAGCCGGCGCATTGCACTGCTGGCGGAGCGTGGTTTCGTGGCCGCGGGTGCGCTGCGCTTTCCATATGCGAGGCTGATGACATCCACGATCGTGCGCGAGGCACTTGAAGAAGATGCGGCCGACAACGACATCACTTCAATCGCAACGGTAGTCTCTGACCGGCGCGCGCGCTGCACGGTGGTGGCTCGCGAGGGCGGCATCATCGCCGGTATTCCGCTCGCTCGCGAGGCGTTCAAGCAGCGCAACCCGAGGGCGGCAGTGCGCCATACGGTGAAAGACGGAGGGCGGGCTGAAGCGGGCACGCAGGTGCTGTTTATCACCGGTCATGCGCGCGGATTACTCTCGGCGGAACGTGTCGCCCTGAATTTCATGCAGCGCCTGTCCGGTGTCGCCACGCTCACCGCTCAGTTCGTGAATGCTGTCCAGGGGACGGGTGCGCGGATTCTGGATACACGGAAGACAACACCCGGGTGGCGCAGGCTCGAGAAATACGCGGTCCGCGCGGGTGGCGGTATGAATCATCGGATGGACCTCGCCGCGGCGGTGCTGATCAAAGACAATCACCTGGCTTCATTAGATGGTCAGATCGCGATGGCGGTGAAGCGGGCTCGTGATGTTGCGCCGGCGGACACTCCTGTTGAAGTGGAGTGCGACAGGATCGAGCAGGTGCTTGACGCGATTGGTGCGGAGGCGGAAATCATCATGCTCGACAACATGAGTGTGGAGGACATGCGCGAGGCCGTGGAACTGATCGATGGCCGCGCTGTCACTGAAGCGTCGGGCGGGGTGACACTCGATACGGTGCGCGGGATTGCGAAAACGGGGGTTGACTGGATCTCAGTGGGAGCCCTCACACACTCGGCGAAAGCGCTGGACCTGGGCCTGGATTTCGAGTGACCTGAACTGCGTCTGCTCCGTTAAGGATTCCTATCGCTAACGTATTGATTTCCGCGGTCCTTTACTCCGGGATAATACTCGCCTTCCTCGGCATTATTATGGCGATCAGGCCGATTCGTCGTTTCGGGTTTCGAATGCGACGACAAGGCGTTGCCGTCCTCGTTGGTGGAGTTTGCTTCGTGATGGCAGCTTATTTTCTCCCAGCTCACGAACAGCGCATTACTGACCCAGTCACCCGCCTCGACGAGTTCGTGCCCGTCTGGGAATTCAGCGAGTTCCACGAGATAAAAATTGCGGCTCCTCCTGAGCGCGTGTACGCAGCAGTCAAAAGCGTCCAGGCTGACGAGATAGCGCTGTTCAA
Coding sequences:
- a CDS encoding ABC transporter permease, translating into MNPFDFITQTLRIAVPYLFAASGGVVAERAGIITLSLEGYMLTGAFSATLGSFYSGSVWIGLLCGILGGLIFGLIHALATIRFRADQVVTGIAVNLLAIGVTRFFLKLAFDSSSNSPRIDGFRTNVSARGFDNPLLWLGLIVAPLLAFLIYRTPYGLRVRAVGEHPEAAESVGISVGRVRYVAVALSGMLAALGGVFLALDQHQFTDQMTAGRGFIAVAAVIFGRWDPIRAALACLLFAAAETLQIQLQGNEIIASQFVEMIPYVLTIIALAGVVGRAVPPAALGKTGE
- a CDS encoding multicopper oxidase domain-containing protein → MTEDSQAISRRGFVRAGIGGTGLIGAAALGITQGGFAQGVESLGAGTHTTGPEPGTHVMPTVVGEVDHAKNGFNPTAMLTDFDGGKVSTLPSGQTLREYNLVAQNQTIEIVPGVEFAAWTYNGRIPGPTIRVTEGDRVRITMVNASDHPHSTHFHGVHPGLVDGVFDMQSGVVQPGGRHTYEFDAEPFGLHLYHCHTAPLAKHIAKGLYGTFIIDPKGGRPAVDREMVMVMAGYDVDFDGANDFYLVNGIPFHYDHGKHPITLRVGEKVRVYLVNILEYDIANSFHLHANFFHYFPTGTSLTPAEFTDTIALMQGQRGILEFSYKHPGRYMFHAHKTEFAELGWTGVFEVSA
- a CDS encoding MFS transporter, with product MFRKLFILIITAFVDMVGLLMVIPLMPYYARELGAGSLAVTVLVVAFTAAQLLSAPLWGKFSDRYGRRPALLVGLGSAALAYIVFAFADSLWLLLLSRVVQGAGGGTVGVIQAYVADATEPQNRAKALGWLSAATNFGVALGPPIGSVALLAGRSGPGLMAAALCLVNMVFAWRYLSESRDMEDARNSEKKPGASREAILSVVRHAGDPGPRLILIYAIAMGAFSGITAIMALFLSDQFGIGEQRVWIFFTYIGLISVITRIGVLGRAVDRFGEAKLSRIGLVLLAAGLTAVPLAGNFFVLAVAIALLPLGTAFTFPCVTSLLTKVISASERGLYMGVQQTYGGISRIIIPLWAGFAYDQFGRGVPFFTSAVLVLGTVFLGMHVDDGRRTSKPKVVAGETAA
- a CDS encoding ABC transporter permease, producing the protein MTSRFREQLEEALYPPLVALLVALICGDLLIMSYGQSPATVYRLLLEGTWGNAYGLGQVLYKATTLIFTGLAVSIGIRAGLFNVGAESQLAAGAFLAAMMGLVLSPAIPWIVAIPLCMFAAAVGGGIVGAVPGFLKVRFGAHEVIVTIMLNFIVLALLNWIIANHLHVPETLHTPAIEAGSISRLDSFIPAFHGSAANLSIVVALIAAAGVWYFLFRSRGGFELRAVGLQPDAAEYGGVNVGRTWFRTLALSGVLAGLGGINYVLGYKHYYEDGLAGGAGFLGIAVALVGRNHPLGVVLAALFFATLSQGGLAIHAFVPKQMVEVLQGVVILAVAMSVPEVRRVLRLTRKPAAA
- a CDS encoding ABC transporter ATP-binding protein — encoded protein: MTSQPAGSPEKQVPAILMRGIDKSFGSVRANRGASLEVLKGEIHALVGENGAGKSTLMRILGGLQKPDAGTLEIEGRDVTGWTTSEAIAAGIGVVHQHFMLVPSLTVAENVVLGQEPVKGLRFDNAWAVAEVETLSKETGLAVRADQKVAELSVGEAQRVEILKTLFRGAKILVLDEPTAVLSPPEVRDLWVVLRRLRDAGSTIVLITHRLDEVVDISDVITVMRSGETVDRLATGSTTPAQIAKAMVGREVALSTRQEMSEGNAPGAIGDHKGTHIITGSSSALNVTDLVVRGSRGTCEVDGLTFSVMPGEILGIAGVEGNGQTELIEALAGLRAVESGSIRLGGRDVTFDNVGQRREAGLSHIPEDRHRRGLILDYSVADNLVLGRQHEFARRGILDEGRIAGNAKAQIEAFDIRPPSAELRARSLSGGNQQKVVVAREMGRRFSVLLASQPTRGVDVGAIEFIHSRLREARAAGKAILLVSAELNEVLALADRIAVMYRGRFATVIGAADASADLLGEYMIGAKKESVA